A window of the Gossypium hirsutum isolate 1008001.06 chromosome A05, Gossypium_hirsutum_v2.1, whole genome shotgun sequence genome harbors these coding sequences:
- the LOC107959302 gene encoding phenylacetaldehyde reductase, with protein MSTGEGKTVCVTGASGYIASCLVKHLLLRGYTVKASVRDPSDPRKTQHLLALEGAEERLKLFKANLLEEGSFDSGVEGCDGVFHTASPFYHDVTDPQAELLDPAVKGTLNVLNSCANTPSVKRVVLTSSIAAVTYNGKPRTPDVVVDESWFTDPEYCKNLKLWYVVSKTIAEDSAWKFAKEKGLDMVVVNPAMVIGPLLQPTLNTSAAAVLSLIKGAQTFPNATFGWVNVKDVANAHIQAFEIPSASGRYCLVERVAHCSEVVKMLSELYPSFQLPEKCADDKPYVPTYQVSKEKAKTLGIEFTPLDVSLKETVESLKEKGFVSFES; from the exons atgaGCACTGGCGAAGGAAAAACCGTGTGCGTAACTGGAGCCTCAGGTTACATCGCTTCATGCCTTGTTAAGCACCTTCTCCTTCGTGGTTACACTGTCAAAGCCTCTGTTCGTGACCCAA GTGATCCAAGAAAGACACAACACTTGCTTGCACTTGAGGGTGCTGAGGAAAGGCTCAAGTTGTTTAAAGCAAACTTATTGGAAGAAGGTTCCTTTGATTCTGGTGTTGAAGGTTGTGATGGTGTTTTTCACACAGCATCTCCCTTTTATCATGATGTCACTGATCCACAG GCAGAATTACTTGATCCTGCTGTGAAGGGAACACTGAATGTTCTGAACTCATGTGCTAATACACCATCTGTCAAACGAGTGGTCTTGACGTCTTCTATAGCTGCAGTCACATACAATGGGAAACCTCGAACTCCAGATGTTGTGGTTGATGAAAGTTGGTTTACCGATCCTGAGTACTGTAAGAATTTGAAG CTCTGGTATGTAGTCTCAAAAACCATTGCTGAAGATTCTGCCTGGAAATTTGCAAAAGAGAAGGGTCTTGACATGGTTGTCGTAAACCCAGCGATGGTGATCGGTCCTCTTTTGCAGCCAACACTTAACACAAGTGCTGCAGCAGTTTTAAGCTTAATTAAAG GAGCACAAACATTTCCAAATGCAACATTTGGTTGGGTTAATGTAAAAGACGTTGCAAATGCACACATCCAGGCATTTGAGATTCCATCAGCTAGTGGAAGGTACTGTTTAGTCGAGAGGGTTGCACATTGCTCGGAAGTTGTGAAGATGTTAAGTGAGCTCTATCCTTCTTTCCAGCTTCCAGAAAA ATGTGCAGATGACAAGCCTTATGTGCCAACATATCAGGTGTCAAAGGAAAAAGCAAAAACATTGGGTATAGAGTTCACTCCTTTGGATGTGAGTCTCAAGGAAACAGTAGAAAGCTTGAAGGAAAAGGGATTTGTCAGTTTTGAGTCTTAG
- the LOC107959303 gene encoding uncharacterized protein, with amino-acid sequence MVTPHYLLLHSKHPLPFPPLTLSKTKRSLISQLTELKHQYGGNLNINFNPKKKVNSPSSVHAVEKDRERYEVDPEKAKEALQKLDQQLQTLSNKPVSTPKIRASDVKLTRDEMVEDSPEISGSFLTSLTTALLIFTIFYNVLFYFVIKPSIDGPDSPPPQPTTSFTEPRVLE; translated from the exons atggtTACTCCCCATTATTTGTTGCTTCACAGCAAGCATCCATTACCATTTCCTCCGCTCACCCTTTCCAAAACGAAACGTTCCCTTATCTCTCAATTGACTGAACTTAAACATCAATATGGTGGGAATCTCAACAttaattttaatcccaagaaAAAAGTAAACTCACCATCGTCTGTTCATGCAGTGGAGAAAGATAGAGAGCGGTATGAAGTAGACCCAGAGAAGGCCAAAGAAGCCCTCCAAAAGCTTGACCAGCAGCTGCAAACTCTCTCTAATAAACCAGTAAGCACTCCTAAGATCAGAG CTTCAGATGTAAAGCTTACAAGGGACGAAATGGTAGAAGATAGCCCAGAAATTTCAGGATCTTTCCTAACATCTTTAACTACTGCTCTTCTTATTTTCACAATCTTCTACAATGTGTTGTTTTATTTTGTGATAAAGCCATCCATAGATGGACCAGACTCACCTCCTCCTCAACCTACCACCAGCTTCACTGAGCCAAGAGTTTTGGAGTAG